In Penaeus vannamei isolate JL-2024 unplaced genomic scaffold, ASM4276789v1 unanchor3003, whole genome shotgun sequence, the genomic window tccgtccgccCCACGTGGtaacctccgcctcctccgggACGCCGTTTCCCGCGAGGTTCGTTCCCATCCCGCGCCCCGCCGATCCTTATCCGCAGCCGGCCGGTGTGCAATAAATCGCGCCGTCATCTCTAACGAATCCGGCGCAACGGGGAGCCCGAAATAGCCTTCGTCCCGAGCAAGGTCCGGACCTTGAGCCCGAGAAATGAAGTCCATTACAGCCGGCGACGGGCTCGAGGCCTTGGTACGCCGGCCCAGGTTGTTTGTCCGCGGCTCGAGCTGTGCTGAGTCACCGTGACTCGGCTTCTTCTCATCCTTGTTCACCCTTTACACTGCCCCTGCCCCTGCGCCTGATCCTGATCCTAACCCCGCTCCTGCACTTGCTCCTGTCCCTACCCCTGATCCTAACCCCGCTCCTGCACCtgctcctgcccccacccctactcctagGTCCTCCCCTACGCCTACGCCTGTCCCCTGcgcctactcctactcctaggtcctcccctacccctacgc contains:
- the LOC138861217 gene encoding selenoprotein V-like gives rise to the protein PATGSRPWYAGPGCLSAARAVLSHRDSASSHPCSPFTLPLPLRLILILTPLLHLLLSLPLILTPLLHLLLPPPLLLGPPLRLRLSPAPTPTPRSSPTPTPVPTPVLTPTPRPSPILLPLLLALPLPLPCLYSCSYTCSCPSSYPCFCLSNFTEAYNAP